Proteins co-encoded in one Salvia splendens isolate huo1 chromosome 4, SspV2, whole genome shotgun sequence genomic window:
- the LOC121800740 gene encoding nuclear transcription factor Y subunit B-5-like: protein MTDGNERLLPIANVGRIMKRIIPPGAKISKEAKETMQECVSEFICFVTAEASDRCLKENRKTVNGDDICWALTSLGFDNYSDTMLTFLNRWRDTRPTPTPTPTNKTT from the coding sequence ATGACAGATGGGAACGAAAGATTGCTGCCGATCGCGAATGTTGGGCGGATCATGAAAAGGATAATTCCGCCAGGCGCCAAGATCTCTAAAGAAGCCAAAGAAACTATGCAAGAATGTGTGTCCGAGTTCATCTGCTTCGTCACCGCCGAGGCGTCCGACCGCTGCCTTAAGGAGAACCGGAAGACGGTGAACGGAGACGACATCTGCTGGGCCCTCACCTCCCTCGGTTTCGATAACTACTCTGACACCATGCTCACCTTCTTGAACAGATGGAGAGACACTCGCCCAACCCCAACCCCAACCCCAACCAACAAAActacataa